A part of Arachis hypogaea cultivar Tifrunner chromosome 12, arahy.Tifrunner.gnm2.J5K5, whole genome shotgun sequence genomic DNA contains:
- the LOC112726700 gene encoding putative disease resistance RPP13-like protein 1, protein MAEALVVGALVSGSISLVLNRLISPEFVNSLVSKKLDRKLVERLKTALLAAEALAADAEQRQFGNDRVRKWLESLRDALYTADDLLERVLIRAEIRNKARIRLPRFFLNLYDWKMETKIEDVVKRIEDLEKRKDTLGLKEIPTGSSSWRPPSTSLVKGNVFGRDADQQALIKMLNDKNDHNLSVISIVGMGGVGKTTLAQWLYNNKDLMDGVDMKAWICVSENFDVVETTKNVIKGISSGVCSLDSFDLLQQHLKDKLSKKKFFIVLDDVWSEDADKWHSFIAPFQHGRKGSTILLTTRMVNAGRIVQHYNSYTLNQLSDDDCWSIFADNASFPESNGSSELEGIGRKIVERCDGLPFAAETLGRLLRSERRVEEWNKILLSDIWEFPMTDSKIVPALLISYYHLPAHSKHCFVYCSLYPKDYKLDKDELILLWMAEDLLQPPSRGQTLEEVGCECFEGLVSRLFFKQVENDDEKYFLMHDLATFLAGDLYCKFGEKEAMSILTRHLSYNHSIPEKICSSSKIESLRTVLYINDWSYYEKAPAT, encoded by the coding sequence ATGGCTGAAGCACTTGTTGTTGGAGCTTTAGTTTCTGGCTCCATCAGCCTTGTTCTTAACAGGCTCATTTCACCTGAGTTTGTCAACTCGTTGGTGAGCAAGAAGCTGGACCGAAAGTTGGTTGAGAGGCTCAAGACTGCTCTCTTGGCTGCAGAAGCTCTAGCCGCTGACGCCGAGCAGAGGCAGTTTGGAAACGATCGTGTGAGGAAATGGCTTGAAAGTCTCAGGGATGCTCTCTACACTGCTGATGACTTGCTGGAACGTGTCTTAATCAGAGCTGAAATTCGCAACAAGGCACGCATTCGCCTTCCTCGcttcttccttaatttgtatGATTGGAAGATGGAGACTAAGATAGAGGATGTGGTAAAAAGAATAGAAGATCTTGAGAAACGCAAAGATAcccttggtctcaaagagattcCAACGGGAAGCTCCTCATGGAGACCTCCATCCACTTCTCTTGTGAAGGGGAATGTGTTCGGCAGGGATGCTGACCAGCAGGCACTAATCAAGATGCTCAATGACAAAAATGATCACAACTTGTCCGTCATCTCTATTGTTGGTATGGGCGGTGTTGGAAAAACAACTTTAGCACAATGGCTCTACAACAACAAGGATTTGATGGACGGGGTTGATATGAAAGCATGGATTTGTGTTTCTGAAAATTTTGATGTTGTTGAGACTACAAAGAATGTTATAAAGGGGATCTCTTCGGGTGTTTGTAGTCTTGACAGCTTTGATTTACTTCAACAACATTTGAAGGACAAACTGTCAAAAAAGAAGTTCTTCATTGTTTTGGACGATGTTTGGAGTGAAGATGCTGACAAGTGGCATAGTTTTATCGCCCCTTTTCAACATGGGAGAAAGGGAAGCACTATTCTCCTAACTACCCGCATGGTAAATGCTGGTCGAATAGTCCAACACTATAACTCTTACACCCTCAATCAACTGTCAGATGATGATTGTTGGTCTATTTTTGCGGATAATGCATCCTTTCCTGAATCAAATGGGAGCTCAGAACTGGAAGGAATAGGTAGAAAGATTGTTGAAAGGTGTGATGGCTTGCCGTTTGCTGCAGAAACACTTGGACGCTTGTTGCGCTCAGAGCGTCGTGTTGAAGAATGGAATAAAATACTGTTGAGTGACATTTGGGAATTTCCTATGACAGACAGTAAGATCGTTCCTGCGTTGTTAATAAGTTACTATCATCTGCCTGCTCATTCAAAACATTGCTTTGTTTATTGTTCATTGTATCCCAAAGATTATAAACTTGATAAAGATGAATTAATCTTACTGTGGATGGCTGAAGATCTTTTACAACCACCAAGCAGGGGACAGACTCTAGAAGAAGTTGGTTGTGAGTGTTTTGAGGGCTTGGTTTCAAGACTATTCTTCAAGCAGGTCGAGAACGATGACGAGAAGTATTTTCTGATGCATGACTTGGCAACTTTTCTTGCTGGAGATCTTTATTGTAAATTTGGTGAAAAAGAAGCGATGAGTATTCTAACTCGTCATTTGTcatacaatcattcaatccctgagaAAATATGCTCCTCTAGTAAAATAGAATCTTTGAGGACAGTATTGTATATCAATGATTGGTCTTATTACGAGAAAGCACCCGCAACGTAA
- the LOC140176613 gene encoding putative disease resistance protein RGA1, whose translation MLPNGMCKLVNLRHLDIRGTPLKEMPKGISKLKQLHILSKFVVGKKEDNGIQELGGLLNLHGSLEIERLENVVDANEARSARIIDKKHIEELLLKWSLSSGDDMVSNTHTDEQDILHGLQPHTGLKELTVEGFKGEIFPEWIGHSLYQNMTSVSLECCWNCCVPNDKCTKT comes from the coding sequence ATGCTGCCTAATGGCATGTGTAAGCTTGTGAATTTGCGGCATCTTGATATCAGGGGTACTCCCCTGAAAGAAATGCCCAAAGGAATCAGCAAATTAAAACAGTTGCACATTTTAAGCAAGTTTGTAGTGGGAAAGAAAGAAGACAATGGAATCCAAGAGCTAGGAGGGCTTTTAAATCTTCATGGATCACTTGAGATTGAGAGATTGGAGAATGTGGTTGATGCCAATGAAGCAAGGAGTGCAAGGATAATAGATAAGAAGCACATTGAAGAGTTATTGTTGAAATGGTCTCTGTCTTCAGGTGATGATATGGTTTCAAACACTCATACTGATGAACAAGATATACTCCACGGCTTGCAACCACACACTGGCTTGAAAGAGTTAACTGTTGAAGGATTCAAAGGTGAAATATTTCCAGAGTGGATTGGGCATTCCTTGTACCAAAACATGACAAGTGTATCTCTAGAATGTTGCTGGAATTGCTGCGTGCCTAATGACAAGTGTACCAAAACATGA